A window of the Gossypium hirsutum isolate 1008001.06 chromosome A03, Gossypium_hirsutum_v2.1, whole genome shotgun sequence genome harbors these coding sequences:
- the LOC107887083 gene encoding COBRA-like protein 4, protein MKYEQPVGKPFSKQYSSANIYFSLSFFSSSINANTFLSPLCSCQELGTSLNILKQEMKSICGLVVLFFVMLPHAAAYDPLDPTGNITIKWDVVSWTADGYVASVTMSNFQMYRSIVSPGWTLGWQWAKKEVIWSMVGAQTTEQGDCSKFKGNVPHCCLRKPVVVDLLPGVPYNQQFSNCCKAGVVSAWGQDPSSSVSAFQVSVGVAGTSNKTVKLPMNFTLLGPGLGYTCGPAKVVPSTVYLTADYRRKTQALMTWNVTCTYSQFLAAKNPKCCVSFSSFYNQTITPCPKCACGCQNKNNCVVSDSKQAHKKGINTPRKDNAPLLQCTHHMCPIRVHWHVKLNYKDYWRVKIAVTNFNYRMNYTQWTLVAQHPNLNAVTQVFSFDYKPLVPYEAINDTGMFYGMKFYNDLLMEAGPQGNVQSEVLLRKNKDTFTFRHGWAFPRKVYFNGDECLLPPPDAYPFLPNSAKVNSITISTMVVSALLFLFIIS, encoded by the exons ATGAAATATGAACAACCAGTTGGTAAGCCATTTTCAAAGCAATATTCCTCCGCCAATATATACTTTTCCCTTTCCTTTTTTAGCTCAAGCATTAATGCAAACACCTTCCTGTCTCCTCTGTGTTCTTGCCAAGAACTTGGTACTTCACTCAATATTCTGAAACAAGAAATGAAGTCCATATGTGGTCTAGTTGTTCTTTTTTTTGTAATGCTTCCCCATGCTG CTGCATATGATCCACTGGATCCAACTGGAAACATAACAATAAAATGGGATGTTGTCTCTTGGACGGCTGATGGCTATGTG GCATCAGTGACGATGAGCAACTTCCAAATGTACCGTAGCATCGTGAGCCCGGGGTGGACACTAGGGTGGCAATGGGCTAAGAAAGAAGTGATATGGTCCATGGTTGGGGCTCAAACCACCGAGCAAGGTGACTGTTCCAAATTCAAAGGAAATGTGCCCCACTGTTGTTTGAGGAAGCCTGTTGTGGTGGATTTACTCCCTGGCGTTCCTTACAACCAGCAGTTCTCCAATTGCTGTAAAGCCGGTGTAGTGTCCGCTTGGGGACAAGATCCGTCGAGTTCAGTCTCCGCCTTTCAAGTCAGCGTTGGAGTCGCTGGAACTTCAAATAAAACAGTAAAGCTACCCATGAATTTCACTTTGCTCGGTCCGGGGCTAGGCTACACTTGTGGCCCTGCTAAAGTTGTGCCTTCCACGGTCTACTTAACAGCCGATTATCGGCGAAAAACTCAGGCATTGA TGACATGGAATGTAACATGCACTTATTCACAATTTCTTGCCGCAAAGAACCCAAAATGTTGTGTTTCATTCTCATCTTTCTATAACCAGACTATCACACCTTGTCCGAAATGCGCTTGCGGCTGTCAGAATAAAAACAACTGTGTTGT GAGTGATTCGAAGCAAGCACACAAGAAAGGAATAAATACACCAAGGAAAGACAATGCGCCATTGTTACAATGCACACATCATATGTGCCCAATAAGAGTGCATTGGCATGTGAAGCTCAACTACAAGGATTACTGGCGTGTAAAGATAGCCGTTACAAATTTCAATTACCGCATGAACTACACACAGTGGACACTAGTTGCTCAGCATCCCAATCTCAATGCCGTCACCCAAGTTTTTAGCTTTGATTACAAGCCTCTAGTGCCCTATGAAGCAATAA ATGATACAGGCATGTTTTATGGCATGAAATTCTACAATGACCTATTAATGGAAGCAGGGCCTCAAGGAAATGTACAGTCAGAGGTGCTGTTAAGGAAAAACAAGGACACATTTACCTTCAGACATGGGTGGGCATTTCCTCGGAAAGTCTACTTTAATGGCGATGAATGCTTGTTGCCTCCTCCTGATGCTTACCCTTTTCTTCCCAACTCTGCTAAAGTAAACTCGATCACTATATCAACAATGGTGGTCTCTGCCCTACTGTTTCTATTCATCATTAGTTGA